Within the Arthrobacter sp. V1I7 genome, the region CTCCACCTCCGACACCCTCGTCGTGGCGCTGTTCACGGCCATGACCGGCGCCGGAATCCGGGCCCAGCAGTCCGTGGACGCCATGGCCGTGGTCTACATGCTCATGATGATGGTCATGCTCATCGTGGCCTTGCGGTTCGTCAATCCGACCCAGCTGGTCTCGCAGATCCGCGAAGACACGGACTGACCCGACCGCCGTCGCACTCCTGCCCACCGCCTCCGGCTGAAAGGCCCTCCATGAACACGAGCACGTCCACACCGCAACGCAGCGGCTCTCGCTGGCTTCCCTGGGTTCGGCTTCCGGCCGGGAGGGGGTCTCTGGTCCGGCCATGGATCCCCGCGCGCTCAGTACCGGAATCGTCCATTTCGGTGTCGGCGCGTTCCACCGGGCGCACCAGGCCGTCTACACGGAGGACGCCGCGGCGGCCACCGGAGATCCCCGCTGGGGCATCCTTGGCGTGACCGGCCGCTCGGCGCGGGTGGCTGAGCAGTTGGGGCCGCAGGATGGACTGTATTCGGTTCTGACCAAGGCCCGGGATTCAGAGTCACTCCGACTGATCGGTTCGCTGCGCAAAGTGGCCTTCCCCGCTGTGGACTCGGCAGAAGTGCTGCGCGCCTTGGCTTCGGAGGACGTTCATGTCGCGTCCCTGACCATCACGGAAAAAGGCTATCCGCGCACCCTTAGCGGTGAACTGGATACTTCCAATCCCGGTGTTGCCGCGGACATCGAAGCCCTCAAGGCGGAGCTCGCGGGGCGGTCCTTCGCCGGACCCGCCCGCACGCCGCTGGGGCTGCTGGCCCGGGGCCTCGCGCGGCGCTATGCCGGTTCCGGCTCGCCGTTCGCCGTGTTGTGCTGTGACAACCTGATGTCCAACGGCAAGGTCACCCGGGACCTCGTGCATGCCGTGGCCGGCGCGGCCCGGGCGGAAGACATGCTGGAATGGCTGCGGAAATCTGTCACGTTCCCCTCCAGCATGGTGGACCGGATTGTTCCTGCCACGACGGAAGCGAACCGGCGGGCGGCGGAACGGATCCTCGGCGTCCGCGACGACGGTCTGGTGGTCGCCGAACCCTTCGGCCAGTGGGTCATCGAGGACAACTTTCTCGGTCCACGCCCCGCTTGGGAACGCGCCGGAGCGATACTGACGGACGACGTCGGCCCCTTCGAAGTCGCCAAGCTGCGGATGCTGAATGCCACCCATTCCCTGCTGGCGTATCTCGGGGCCCTGCACGGACATCAGACGATTGCCGGCGCCGTCGCCGACGACGCCCTCCTGAACGAGGCCCGCAACCTCCAGCGCAACGACGTCATCCCGACACTTAATGCGCCGCCGGGGCTGGACCTCCACGAATACGGCGAGTCGATCCTCGCCCGGTTCGCCAATCCAAACCTTGGCCACACCACCATCCAGGTCGCCATGGACGGCTCTCAGAAGCTGCCCGTCCGCATCCTTGGCACGGTGGCGGACCGTCTCGCGGCCGGCGAGGTGCCCTACTCCGCCGCCATGATGCTCGCCGGGTGGATGGTCTTCATCTACCGGGGACGCGATGTCAACGGCAAGCCCCTGGCCCTCGATGACCCGATGGCGGACATCCTGCGGGAGACCGCCGCGGGCTCCGAGGCCGGTCTCGCCGACAGGCTCCTGGGACTCAAAGCCATCTTTCCCGAAAAGGTGTCCGCCAATGCCGAATTCCGCGGAGCGTTGGCAGCGAGGGTCAGGCGCCTATTGTCAGACGTCACGTAGGCACTGCCGAGATAGGGCGAATGCCGGAAAACTAGACCCCGTAACCGCTGTAGCGTGCGCTGCTGATCACTATCCCGAAGATCACGATGACCAGGATCGTGATCGCAATCCCCACATAGCCGAGCACCAGGCCCGCTATTGCCATGCCCCGGCCGGCCGGCTCCCTCGTGAGGGCCATGTGCCCCAATATGACGGCGGCGATCTGCGGCAGCAGGAAGAACCCGAAGCCCACGAGCGCGGCAATTCCGCAGCAAAGGCTGGCGATGCTCAGGGTCTTGGGCTCGGCCGGCACCCCGTAATAGCCCGGCTGGCCGTAGGCGTTGTAGCTGGCGCCGGGCTGGCCGGGCGCCGCGTACTGTTGGCCGTACGTCGGCGGGTCGAAAGGCTGCTGGCCATAAGACTGCTGGCCGAAGGGCTGCTGCGGTGCCGCGCCGTACGGTGTGCCGTAGGCATCCCTGGGCTGACCGTAGTCGGGGGCCGGCTGGCCGTTCTGCTCGTCTGCCTGACCCTTCGCATCGAACGCCGGCTGGCCGTAACCCGGCTCCGAGCCCTGACTTGCGGCCCGGGCCGTGCTCTCGGTCCCCCGCGGTGGAGTGTACGACGGCGGCTGCTCCCCGTGCGGCGTGTCGTCCTTGCCCGAAGTCGGCTGGTCAGTCATGGAAGTCCCCTTTTTAGTCCCTGGATCCAGCCTACCGCCGCGCCGTTGCGATGATCACGAAATTCTGCGTCACAGGGGCCCGATTCCGCCCAAAATCACGTAGTGCTCCCGTCTCGTCTGGCATGCTAATGCCATGGCTAGCCGCGCGGGCACTGTTGCCCAACCCCAAGACCTTGTTGACCTCACTGCGCTTCTGGATGCGTACTACGACGTTTCGCCGGATTTAGGTGACCCCGGGCAACGTGTAGTGTTCGGCACCTCCGGGCACCGCGGGTCCAGTTTGAAGGCCTCTTTTAACGAGCCGCACATCCTGGCCATCACCCAGGCCATCGTGGAGTATCGGGCCGGCCAGGGCATCACCGGCCCCCTGTATCTGGCCAAGGACACCCACGCGCTGAGTGAGCCCGCGCAGAACTCCGCCCTGGAAGTGCTCGCGGCGAACGGCGTCAATGTGCTGATCGACGCCCGCCACGGTTACACCCCCACTCCGGCGCTGAGCCACGCCATCCTCAGCCACAACAACAACTCCCCTGCCGGGGCACCGCAGGCCGACGGCATTGTCGTCACGCCCAGCCACAACCCGCCCGGCGACGGCGGCTTCAAATACAACCCCCCGCACGGCGGGCCCGCGGACTCCGATGCCACCGGCTGGATCGCCAACCGCGCCAACGAACTGCTGGAAAACGGGTTGCGCGGCGTCAAACGGATCCCCGTCGACGACGCCCTCAGCGCCGGCACCACGGGCAAGTTCGACTTCCTCAGCAGCTATGTGGATGACCTTCCATCGGTGCTGGACCTCAACGCGATCCGCGAGGCCGGCGTCCGAATCGGCGCCGACGCGATGGGCGGGGCGTCGGTGGATTATTGGGGCGAGATCGGCGAGCGCCACCACCTGGACCTCACCGTGGTCAACCCGACTGTCGACCCGCGGTGGGCCTTCATGACGCTGGACTGGGACGAGAAGATCCGGATGGACTGCTCGTCGCCGTGGGCGATGGCGTCGCTGATCAACCGGATGGCTATTGGTGCGGACGGGTCCGCAGCGTTCGACGTCGCCACCGGCAACGATGCCGACGCCGACCGGCACGGCATCGTGACCCCGGACGGCGGCCTGATGAACCCCAACCACTACCTGGCCGTTGCCATTGACTACCTCTATCGCCACCGCACCGGCTGGAATCCGCAGTCCGTGATCGGCAAGACGCTCGTCTCCTCCTCCATCATCGATCGGGTGGCCGACAGCCTCGGGCGCAAGCTCGTTGAGGTCCCGGTGGGCTTCAAGTGGTTCGTCCCGGGCCTGCTGTCGGGCGAGGGAGCCTTCGGCGGCGAAGAATCGGCGGGCGCGTCCTTTAACAAGTTGGATGGCAGCGTGTGGACCACGGACAAGGACGGCATTCTGCTGGCGCTGCTGGCCTCGGAGATTACCGCCGTGACCGGCAAGTCGCCGTCGCAGCTCTACAAGGGCCTCACCGACCAGTTCGGCGACCCTGTCTACGCACGGATCGACGCGGCGGCCAGCCGCGAGCAGAAGGCGGCGCTTGGCAAATTGTCCCCCTCGGATGTCACGGCTTCGGAACTGGCCGGGGAGACCATCACCGCCAAGCTGACCACGGCGCCCGGCAACGGCGCGGCGATCGGCGGCCTCAAGGTGGTCACCGACAATGCGTGGTTCGCGGCCCGGCCGTCCGGCACCGAGGACGTCTACAAGATCTACGCCGAGTCCTTCAAAGGCGCCGAGCACCTCAAGCAGGTCCAGGCCGAGGCCAAGGCTCTTGTCGACGGCGTCATTTCCTAGCTAGCCGTCAGGCGGACTTTTCCTCAAGGTGGCTGGCCAGCACGGAGCGGTCCCTGCCGAGCGATTTCGCCTGGTAGAGGGCCGCGTCGGCCGCGGCAACCATCTTCGGGAGTTCCGCCCGCCCGTGGCTGGTGGCCGCGATGCCGTAACTCACCGTGGGGAGGCGCGGGATCGTGCTGGACTGCCACGTCTCCAGGCGGCGACTGATCTCCGCGGCGATGTCGCTGGCCACCTCCGGGGTGACTCCGGGGAGCAGCAGGATGAATTCCTCGCCGCCGTAGCGGCCCACGAGGTCGGTGGCACGGACCGTCGCCTTGCAGGCATCCGCGAAAGCCTGGAGTGCCGTGTCACCGGCCGAATGGCCGAACTCGTCGTTGATGGCCTTGAAGTGGTCCAGGTCGGCGAGGACCAGGGAGCCGGTGGTCCGGACCCGGTTGAGGCGGCGGAGCTCGTGCTCGGCGAGCTCCAGGAACGCGGCCCGGTTCAGCAGACCGGTCAGGCCATCGAACGTAGCCCGTGCCCGCAAATCCTGGTTCAGCTGCTCGTTGCTGAGCTCGGCCATGGTGAAGGACGCGACGACCAGAATCACGGCCGAAAACAGGGTCGTCGTGACCGATCCGAACACCGAGTGGAACACCGGCCCCTCGGGCCCGTCCGCCAGGAAGGCGACCAGCCGCCCCAGGTAGAACACCGAAAGGATGCCGGCTCCGACGGCGAGCGTCCGGTGCACGCGGGAGAAATTGCGGTCAAGCAGGAAGAGCTCCCGGCACGCCAGGCCGATCAAGACGCCCATCGACGCCAGATAGGACGGTCCGCCTGCCCAGATGTTGGTGGCCGGCTGGTCCAGTACCGAGGCCACGGCGGTGATGGCAGGGGCGACCGCGAGCAGCCATGCCTTGGGCACCGTGGTCCGCAGTGAACGGGCCCCGGCCCAAATACTGGCCGCGCCTGCCACCAGAAGGACGTTTCCGGAGGGGTTGGCCCACACCTGATGGACGGAGCCGTCGAAGAGGTACGCTGCATTGCCGGACAGGAACAGGAGCAGGGCCATGCACCACCAGCCGCTGTAGGCGGAACGGGTCCGGCGGAACGTGATGAAGTAAAAAAGCAGGAGCAGGGTCAAGTCGACCACCGCCAAGGCAACCCGCAACGTCGCGGTGTCAAGCATCATGTTCCGGCCCCCAGTCCGCACCTAATAGCCCGAAATTTGTGGACGCAGCCTCGCGTGACCTTAGTATCGCACCCCGGAAGGAATCCCGGGCGGGTGTTCACGAAATGACGCGCCTCCGGCACCCACGGCATCGCTGCCCCGGGGGCACGACCGGCAGGCCCTGTGCCGTGGACGCGTTTGCGGATTAGACTGGAAGTGGCCCCGGATGCGGCCTTGCGCTCACGCGCAGAATTGCGTCCCGAGTGCCTCCGGCCTGTCCCCCATGGTGCCGGAGGCACCTCCGCGGCTCGGATGCCGGAGGCGGCTGAGGCGTCAGACCGTGCGGACGACCTCTTCGTAGGCGAATTTCGGCTTCGCCGCACCCCACGCGTCAGCAGCGGGCTGGCCGATGTTTACCAGCAGGAAGCTCGCCTGGCCGCCGTCGGGGAAGAACGCACCGTCAATCGCGGCGAAGTCCGCGCCGGTCATGGGCCCGGCGGAGAACCCAAGAGAGCGCACGGCGAGGATAAAGTAACCGGCCTGCAGGTGTGCGTTGTTGTTGCCGGTGGCCGCGGCCAGCTCCGGGGCCGCATCGTACATGGCTTTGGGGGCGTTGTAACCGGGAAGGAAGGTGTCCCACCGCTCCTGCCACGACGTGTCGTAGCTGAGGATTGCGACGAGCGGCGCCGACGCGGTCTTTGCGCGGTTGCCGTTGGACAGGGCGCCCACGAGCGTGGCACGGGCCGCGGCGGAGCGGACATAGGTCACGCGCAGCGGCTGCGAATTGAAGGCGGTCGGCCCGAACTTGGTGAGCTCGTAGATGGCGCGGGCCTGTTCCTCGCTGACTTCGCCGGTAAAGGCGTTGGCCGTGCGGGCCTCGGCAAAGATGGCGTCCACCGCGGCGGCGTCGATTATGGCTTCTTCATGGGCGATCGTCATTCGCATCCCTTCGCTTGATGCCCGGGAGAGCCGGACGTCTGTGCTGTCCATAGTTGCAACCTCCACTGGCATGGTCTGCTTCCCGTCGCGCCCCGTGACGTCCCGCACAGCGGCGCCGCCGCCGCAGCCTGCCGGTAACAGCGGCGCGGTAAAGTTGCTCCGGAAGATTCCTTCCCGCCCCGCCACACATCCTCTGAAAGGCTCAGGCAATGAGCATGCTCGGTACCAAATGGAAGCTCCACGGCAACGGCAGGTCCATCCGCCCGGGCGAGGTCGTCAAGCCCGATGAGCGGCTCGCCTGGCCCCTGACCATCGGCGTCGGCATGCAGCACGTCGTTGCCATGTTTGGCGCCACGTTCCTGGTTCCGATCCTCACGGGCATGCCGCCCGCCACCACGCTTTTCTTCTCCGGCATCGGCACGCTGCTGTTCCTCGTGATCACGAAGGGGCAGGTGCCCAGCTACCTCGGCTCAAGCTTCGCGTTCATCGCCCCGATCATGGCCTCTCAGCAGCAGTACGGCGTTGCTGGAGCACTCGGCGGGGTGGTCCTGGCCGGCGTCGGGCTGGCCATCATCGGCGCCGTCGTGCAGAAGTTCGGGGCGGGCTGGATCAACCGCCTGATGCCGCCGATCGTCACCGGTGCCATCGTCGCACTGATCGGCCTCAACCTTGCACCCGCGGCGAAGAACAACTTCGATGCCGCCCCGATCACCGCTCTCATCACGCTGGCAACCATCATTCTGGTCAGTGTCATGTTCCGCGGGATCCTCGGCCGGCTGAGCATCCTTGCCGGCGTGGTGGTGGGCTACCTTGTGGCAATGTTCCGTGGCGAGGTCGACTACACCAAGATGGACGGCGCCGCCTGGATCGGGCTGCCGCATTTCCAGACCCCCGAATTCCACCTCGGCGTCGTCGGCCTGTTCGTGCCGGTGGTGCTGGTGCTGGTCGCCGAGAACATCGGCCATGTGAAGTCCGTTTCGGCCATGACCGGCCAGAACCTCGACGGCGTCTCCGGACGGGCGCTGATGGCCGACGGCGCGGCGACAGTTCTCGCCGGCGTGG harbors:
- a CDS encoding mannitol dehydrogenase family protein encodes the protein MDPRALSTGIVHFGVGAFHRAHQAVYTEDAAAATGDPRWGILGVTGRSARVAEQLGPQDGLYSVLTKARDSESLRLIGSLRKVAFPAVDSAEVLRALASEDVHVASLTITEKGYPRTLSGELDTSNPGVAADIEALKAELAGRSFAGPARTPLGLLARGLARRYAGSGSPFAVLCCDNLMSNGKVTRDLVHAVAGAARAEDMLEWLRKSVTFPSSMVDRIVPATTEANRRAAERILGVRDDGLVVAEPFGQWVIEDNFLGPRPAWERAGAILTDDVGPFEVAKLRMLNATHSLLAYLGALHGHQTIAGAVADDALLNEARNLQRNDVIPTLNAPPGLDLHEYGESILARFANPNLGHTTIQVAMDGSQKLPVRILGTVADRLAAGEVPYSAAMMLAGWMVFIYRGRDVNGKPLALDDPMADILRETAAGSEAGLADRLLGLKAIFPEKVSANAEFRGALAARVRRLLSDVT
- a CDS encoding DUF4190 domain-containing protein, whose product is MTDQPTSGKDDTPHGEQPPSYTPPRGTESTARAASQGSEPGYGQPAFDAKGQADEQNGQPAPDYGQPRDAYGTPYGAAPQQPFGQQSYGQQPFDPPTYGQQYAAPGQPGASYNAYGQPGYYGVPAEPKTLSIASLCCGIAALVGFGFFLLPQIAAVILGHMALTREPAGRGMAIAGLVLGYVGIAITILVIVIFGIVISSARYSGYGV
- the pgm gene encoding phosphoglucomutase (alpha-D-glucose-1,6-bisphosphate-dependent), with product MASRAGTVAQPQDLVDLTALLDAYYDVSPDLGDPGQRVVFGTSGHRGSSLKASFNEPHILAITQAIVEYRAGQGITGPLYLAKDTHALSEPAQNSALEVLAANGVNVLIDARHGYTPTPALSHAILSHNNNSPAGAPQADGIVVTPSHNPPGDGGFKYNPPHGGPADSDATGWIANRANELLENGLRGVKRIPVDDALSAGTTGKFDFLSSYVDDLPSVLDLNAIREAGVRIGADAMGGASVDYWGEIGERHHLDLTVVNPTVDPRWAFMTLDWDEKIRMDCSSPWAMASLINRMAIGADGSAAFDVATGNDADADRHGIVTPDGGLMNPNHYLAVAIDYLYRHRTGWNPQSVIGKTLVSSSIIDRVADSLGRKLVEVPVGFKWFVPGLLSGEGAFGGEESAGASFNKLDGSVWTTDKDGILLALLASEITAVTGKSPSQLYKGLTDQFGDPVYARIDAAASREQKAALGKLSPSDVTASELAGETITAKLTTAPGNGAAIGGLKVVTDNAWFAARPSGTEDVYKIYAESFKGAEHLKQVQAEAKALVDGVIS
- a CDS encoding GGDEF domain-containing protein: MMLDTATLRVALAVVDLTLLLLFYFITFRRTRSAYSGWWCMALLLFLSGNAAYLFDGSVHQVWANPSGNVLLVAGAASIWAGARSLRTTVPKAWLLAVAPAITAVASVLDQPATNIWAGGPSYLASMGVLIGLACRELFLLDRNFSRVHRTLAVGAGILSVFYLGRLVAFLADGPEGPVFHSVFGSVTTTLFSAVILVVASFTMAELSNEQLNQDLRARATFDGLTGLLNRAAFLELAEHELRRLNRVRTTGSLVLADLDHFKAINDEFGHSAGDTALQAFADACKATVRATDLVGRYGGEEFILLLPGVTPEVASDIAAEISRRLETWQSSTIPRLPTVSYGIAATSHGRAELPKMVAAADAALYQAKSLGRDRSVLASHLEEKSA
- a CDS encoding malonic semialdehyde reductase, whose amino-acid sequence is MTIAHEEAIIDAAAVDAIFAEARTANAFTGEVSEEQARAIYELTKFGPTAFNSQPLRVTYVRSAAARATLVGALSNGNRAKTASAPLVAILSYDTSWQERWDTFLPGYNAPKAMYDAAPELAAATGNNNAHLQAGYFILAVRSLGFSAGPMTGADFAAIDGAFFPDGGQASFLLVNIGQPAADAWGAAKPKFAYEEVVRTV
- a CDS encoding uracil-xanthine permease family protein, producing MSMLGTKWKLHGNGRSIRPGEVVKPDERLAWPLTIGVGMQHVVAMFGATFLVPILTGMPPATTLFFSGIGTLLFLVITKGQVPSYLGSSFAFIAPIMASQQQYGVAGALGGVVLAGVGLAIIGAVVQKFGAGWINRLMPPIVTGAIVALIGLNLAPAAKNNFDAAPITALITLATIILVSVMFRGILGRLSILAGVVVGYLVAMFRGEVDYTKMDGAAWIGLPHFQTPEFHLGVVGLFVPVVLVLVAENIGHVKSVSAMTGQNLDGVSGRALMADGAATVLAGVGGGSGTTTYAENIGVMAATKVYSTAAYWVAGLFAVLLSFSPKFGELIATVPAGVLGGAATMLYGMIGVLGVKIWVQNKVNFSNPVNLTTAAVALIVGIADYRWTIGDLTFTGIALGSAAALVIYHGMKAIAKARGTVSEPETEEPAALAAMKAAANAAAKRAPKKRR